A window of Babylonia areolata isolate BAREFJ2019XMU chromosome 2, ASM4173473v1, whole genome shotgun sequence contains these coding sequences:
- the LOC143297058 gene encoding uncharacterized protein LOC143297058, which produces MPAEPVIPTIVVHRPHTSPSQSRLTARQAAEDAGARAAPGGGQGQGHQEHEIELLEYEWPDLPPLPTIKDAITRNRVSNGISYLLPVDKGRNSINNRFRTDLRAMFQEPYASDSLQYDDNRVKLSSKVHFLSNTGDTKWTRQHLNNVPVNLNADSEKMRRLYAHSAPIGGTASRRMGIDPHKLRTRSNLYLPLKAAVPPELVKLRKEVEQIIKSVKEDDEDYDEEKLLKENALLQSQNTTVRLGDSGHLQGHLPQHQNQQQYQQQQPQQQQQQKQQQQQQQQLLFQQHPGGTSDGEAGRGRAGGGGGGGVGGGGRGGGGMQVVGGVGKEGARKLSGLRGPPLATKLQSIHVPVERFTTYAELKACKPPKPQIPNSVKSQYLDDQQNQTIWEWLHHGEEMNDFDFFLSVCG; this is translated from the exons ATGCCGGCAGAACCTGTCATCCCAACCATCGTCGTCCACcgaccccacacctccccctcccagagccgactgacggccagACAGGCCGCTGAGGACGCTGGGGCCAGGGCCGCCCCAGGGGGAGGCCAAGGTCAAGGCCACCAGGAGCACGAGATCGAGCTCCTGGAGTACGAGTGGCCGGACCTGCCGCCCCTGCCCACCATCAAGGACGCTATAACCAGGAACCGGGTCAGCAACGGCATCAGCTACCTTCTGCCCGTCGACAAGGGGAGGAACTCCATCAACAACCGCTTCAGGACGGATCTGCGGGCCATGTTTCag GAGCCCTACGCCAGCGACAGCCTGCAGTACGACGACAACCGGGTCAAGCTCAGCTCCAAGGTTCACTTCCTGTCCAACACGGGCGACACCAAGTGGACCCGCCAGCACCTCAACAACGTCCCCGTCAACCTCAACGCCGACTCGGAGAAGATGCGGCGCCTGTACGCCCACTCGGCTCCCATCGGGGGCACGGCCAGCCGACGCATGGGCATCGATCCTCACAAGCTGAGGACCCGCTCCAACCTCTACCTGCCCCTCAAAGCCGCCGTCCCGCCCGAACTGGTGAAGCTCCGTAAGGAGGTGGAGCAGATCATCAAGTCGGTCAAAGAGGACGACGAGGACTACGACGAGGAGAAGCTGCTGAAGGAGAACGCCTTGCTGCAGAGCCAGAACACGACGGTGCGTCTGGGCGACAGTGGGCACCTTCAGGGGCATCTGCCGCAGCATCAGAACCAGCAGcagtatcaacaacagcaaccgcagcagcagcagcagcaaaagcaacagcaacagcagcagcagcagctgttgtttCAGCAGCATCCTGGAGGAACTTCTGATGGCGAGGCTGGGAGGGGgcgtgcaggaggaggaggaggaggaggagttggaggaggaggaagaggagggggaggtatgcAGGTGGTTGGAGGAGTAGGCAAGGAGGGCGCGAGGAAGCTGAGTGGTTTAAGAGGTCCTCCACTGGCGACCAAGCTGCAGAGCATCCATGTTCCGGTAGAGAG ATTCACCACGTACGCCGAGCTGAAAGCCTGTAAGCCCCCTAAGCCCCAGATCCCCAACAGCGTCAAGTCTCAGTACCTGGACGACCAGCAGAATCAAACCATCTGGGAATGGCTGCATCATGGGGAGGAAATGAACGACTTCGACTTCTTCCTGTCGGTGTGCGGATAA